In Sodalis ligni, a single genomic region encodes these proteins:
- a CDS encoding glutamine amidotransferase, with translation MARSLPVLILQTGDAPEEVSQANGNYDRMFLAAAGLRPEQAAVVHLPSGERPQEPGAYGGVLITGSSAMVTDRLPWSEFAAGWLRQAMAERVPIFGVCYGHQLLAYAMGGEVDYHPGGMELGTLDIELLPAAGQDPLLASLTQGFPVNLIHSQTVLTPPPEAVVLARSQRDPHQILRYGENTITVQFHPEFTAEVMHGFLRSMTEEQPERELELARVGTGISGTPQSRDLMATFVNRYILRKGS, from the coding sequence ATGGCGCGGTCCCTACCGGTATTGATTCTGCAAACCGGCGATGCCCCCGAGGAGGTCAGCCAGGCTAACGGTAACTATGACCGTATGTTTCTCGCCGCCGCGGGTCTGCGGCCGGAACAGGCGGCGGTGGTGCATTTGCCGTCGGGTGAACGGCCGCAGGAGCCCGGCGCCTATGGCGGTGTGTTGATTACCGGTTCATCGGCCATGGTGACCGACCGCTTGCCCTGGAGTGAATTCGCCGCCGGCTGGCTGCGCCAGGCCATGGCGGAACGCGTGCCGATTTTCGGGGTATGTTATGGACATCAGCTGCTGGCCTACGCCATGGGCGGCGAGGTGGACTATCATCCCGGCGGCATGGAGCTGGGCACCTTGGATATCGAACTGTTGCCGGCGGCTGGGCAAGATCCCTTGCTGGCATCGTTGACGCAGGGCTTCCCGGTGAACCTTATCCATTCACAAACCGTGCTGACCCCTCCGCCGGAGGCGGTGGTATTGGCCCGTTCCCAGCGAGATCCCCATCAGATCCTGCGCTATGGCGAAAATACGATAACCGTGCAGTTCCATCCGGAATTCACCGCTGAAGTCATGCACGGCTTTCTGCGGTCCATGACGGAGGAACAGCCGGAACGGGAGCTGGAGCTGGCACGGGTGGGCACCGGTATTAGCGGTACGCCGCAAAGCCGGGATCTGATGGCGACATTTGTTAACCGCTATATTTTACGCAAAGGGTCGTGA
- a CDS encoding Gfo/Idh/MocA family protein yields MIRFAVIGTNWITRQFIDAAHESGKLKLSAIYSRDIAAAQKMGKDYPVEHYFDSLEAMAASDAVDAVYIASPNSFHCPQALLFMRNKKHVICEKPLASNLWEVEQMITCAREHQVVLFEAFKTVSLPNFLALQQALPRIGKVRKALLNYCQYSSRYQKYLDGELPNTFNPAFSNGSIMDIGFYMLAAAVALWGEPHSLQASATLLASGVDAHGTVCLNYGDFDVTLLHSKVSQTVLPCEIQGEDGSLVIEKMSECQQLFLVPRNGNKQDLSQPQHINTMLYEAERFAALVENGDVNHDGLAVSRSTAKLLTEIRRQTGVVFPADRSRADTVA; encoded by the coding sequence ATGATTCGCTTCGCTGTGATAGGTACCAATTGGATCACTCGCCAATTTATCGATGCCGCCCATGAGAGCGGCAAACTGAAACTGTCCGCTATCTATTCCCGGGATATCGCGGCAGCGCAAAAAATGGGAAAGGATTATCCCGTAGAACATTATTTTGACTCTCTGGAAGCAATGGCGGCATCCGATGCCGTGGATGCGGTATATATCGCCAGTCCCAATTCTTTTCATTGCCCCCAGGCATTGCTGTTTATGCGCAATAAAAAGCACGTCATTTGCGAAAAGCCCTTGGCCTCGAACCTGTGGGAAGTGGAACAGATGATAACCTGCGCGCGGGAGCATCAGGTGGTGCTGTTCGAGGCATTCAAAACCGTCAGTTTACCTAATTTCCTGGCGCTTCAACAGGCATTGCCTCGTATCGGCAAGGTTCGCAAGGCGCTGCTGAATTACTGCCAGTACTCTTCCCGCTACCAGAAATATCTGGACGGCGAGCTGCCGAATACCTTTAATCCGGCCTTCTCCAACGGTTCGATTATGGATATCGGGTTTTATATGCTGGCCGCCGCCGTGGCGCTGTGGGGCGAACCCCATTCTTTGCAGGCCAGCGCGACGCTTCTGGCAAGCGGCGTTGACGCCCATGGCACGGTCTGCCTGAACTACGGTGATTTTGATGTCACATTGCTGCACTCCAAAGTCAGCCAAACGGTATTGCCCTGCGAAATCCAGGGAGAGGACGGTTCATTGGTCATCGAGAAAATGTCTGAATGCCAGCAGCTTTTCCTGGTTCCGCGCAACGGCAACAAACAGGATTTGAGCCAGCCGCAGCATATCAATACCATGCTATACGAGGCGGAGCGGTTCGCCGCGCTGGTGGAAAATGGCGACGTCAACCATGATGGCCTGGCAGTATCCCGCAGTACGGCCAAACTGCTGACGGAGATACGGCGCCAGACCGGGGTTGTCTTCCCCGCTGACCGTTCCCGTGCCGATACGGTGGCATAA